In one window of Ovis aries strain OAR_USU_Benz2616 breed Rambouillet chromosome 3, ARS-UI_Ramb_v3.0, whole genome shotgun sequence DNA:
- the GALNT6 gene encoding polypeptide N-acetylgalactosaminyltransferase 6 yields the protein MRLLRRRHMAVRLVMVGSAFVLFLFILQRDVSGREQATEKPWLRSLVSQKDHVLDLMLGAVHNLRDSMPKFQIRAPEPQQTLASTNQSCLPGFYTPAELKPFWERPPQDPNGPGADGKAFQKKEWTPQETQEKEEGYKKHCFNAFASDRISLQRALGPDTRPPECVDQKFRRCPPLPATSVIIVFHNEAWSTLLRTVYSVLHTTPAILLKEIILVDDASTDEYLKEPLERHVKQLQVVQVVRQQERKGLITARLLGASVAQAEVLTFLDAHCECFHGWLEPLLARIAEDETVVVSPNIVTIDLNTFEFSKPVQRGRVQSRGNFDWSLTFGWEVLPAREKQRRKDETYPIKSPTFAGGLFSISKAYFEHIGTYDNQMEIWGGENVEMSFRVWQCGGQLEIIPCSVVGHVFRTKSPHTFPKGINVIARNQVRLAEVWMDGYKEIFYRRNLQAAQMAREKSFGDISERLQLRERLNCRNFSWFLDNIYPEMFVPDLKPTFFGALKNLGVDHCLDVGENNNGGKPLILYACHGLGGNQYFEYTTQRDLRHNIAKQLCLHASAGTLGLRSCHFTGKNSQVPKDEEWEFTQDQLIRNSGSGTCLTSKDKKPVMATCNPSDPHQHWLFI from the exons ATGAGGCTGCTCCGCAGACGCCACATGGCCGTGCGCCTGGTCATGGTGGGCAGCGCCTTCGTGCTCTTTCTCTTCATCCTGCAGAGGGACGTAAGCGGCAGGGAGCAGGCCACAGAGAAGCCATGGCTGAGGTCCTTGGTGAGCCAGAAGGACCACGTCCTGGACCTCATGCTGGGGGCAGTGCACAACCTCAGGGACTCAATGCCCAAGTTCCAGATCAGGGCTCCGGAGCCCCAGCAGACACTGGCCTCCACCAACCAGTCCTGCCTCCCAGGTTTCTACACCCCAGCTGAGCTGAAGCCATTCTGGGAACGGCCGCCACAGGACCCCAATGGCCCTGGGGCAGATGGGAAAGCATTTCAGAAGAAAGAGTGGACACCCCAGGAGAcccaggaaaaggaagagggcTATAAGAAGCACTGCTTCAATGCCTTTGCCAGTGACCGCATCTCCCTGCAGAGGGCCCTGGGGCCGGACACCCGACCCCCTGA GTGTGTCGACCAGAAGTTCCGGCGCTGCCCCCCGCTGCCTGCCACCAGCGTCATCATTGTGTTCCACAATGAGGCCTGGTCCACACTGCTGCGGACGGTGTACAGCGTCCTGCACACCACCCCTGCCATCCTGCTGAAGGAGATCATTCTGGTAGATGATGCCAGCACGGACG AGTACTTGAAGGAGCCCCTGGAGCGGCACGTGAAGCAGCTGCAGGTGGTGCAGGTGGTGCGgcagcaggagaggaaggggctgATCACCGCCcggctgctgggagccagcgtggcCCAGGCGGAGGTGCTCACCTTCCTGGATGCCCACT GTGAGTGCTTCCATGGCTGGCTGGAGCCCCTCCTGGCGCGCATCGCTGAGGACGAGACGGTGGTGGTGAGCCCGAACATCGTCACCATTGACCTGAACACTTTTGAGTTCTCCAAGCCCGTCCAGAGGGGCCGAGTCCAGAGTCGGGGCAACTTTGACTGGAGCCTGACCTTTGGCTGGGAGGTTTTACCGGCACGAGAGAAGCAGAGGCGCAAGGATGAGACCTACCCCATCAA ATCCCCGACGTTTGCTGGTGGCCTCTTCTCCATCTCCAAGGCCTACTTTGAGCACATCGGTACCTATGATAATCAGATGGAGATCTGGGGAGGGGAGAACGTGGAAATGTCCTTCCGG GTGTGGCAGTGCGGCGGCCAGCTAGAGATTATCCCCTGCTCTGTGGTCGGCCACGTGTTCCGTACCAAGAGCCCCCACACCTTCCCCAAGGGCATCAATGTCATTGCTCGCAACCAAGTGCGCCTGGCTGAGGTCTGGATGGATGGCTACAAGGAGATTTTCTACAGGAGAAATCTGCAGGCAGCACAGATGGCCCGAGAG AAATCTTTTGGTGACATTTCGGAACGACTGCAGCTGAGGGAACGACTCAACTGTCGCAACTTTTCCTGGTTCCTGGACAACATTTACCCGGAGATGTTTGTCCCTGACCTGAAGCCCACCTTCTTTGGAGCT CTCAAGAACCTTGGCGTGGATCACTGTCTGGACGTGGGAGAGAACAACAACGGGGGAAAGCCCCTCATCCTGTACGCCTGCCATGGCCTCGGTGGCAACCAG TACTTTGAGTACACAACCCAGAGAGACCTTCGCCACAACATCGCAAAGCAGCTGTGTCTACATGCCAGTGCTGGCACTCTGGGCCTTAGGAGCTGCCACTTCACTGGCAAGAATAGCCAAGTGCCCAAGGATGAGGAATGGGAATTCACCCAG gatcaaCTCATCAGGAACTCAGGATCTGGTACCTGCCTGACATCCAAAGACAAAAAGCCAGTCATGGCCACCTGCAACCCCAGTGATCCCCACCAGCACTGGCTCTTCATTTAG